A genomic segment from Saprospiraceae bacterium encodes:
- a CDS encoding DUF5916 domain-containing protein produces the protein MNQHQASLILSLLFLWWVSLPAFGSSGGAEDFQIHIAKSSEQIKIDGVLDEAIWKQSEMVSDFWMSFPVDDKKAERKTEVSMTYDDNFLYVGVKCYGDPNYIIQTLKRDLDFWQGDGFAIVLDPVNQRTNGFVFGINPAGVQMETLITGYTGNRGGPPRGMNENWDNKWYGEVQSYKDSWTAEMAIPFKTLRYEENKDTWGVNFIRSDMKDNSYHTWSKVPLQFRSIDLGYTGSLLWDTPPLKQAGNIAVIPYVNSSHNQNFEEKETGKFKTSVGFDAKVAVTSSLNLDLTVNPDFSQVEIDEQVTNVTRFSIRLPEKRTFFLENSDIFEDFGRGTSRPFFSRRIGLDEDGNAIPILYGLRLSGNLDKNWRMGLMNIQSKANELQSDQNFTAFALHRQIFQRSNFKGYFLNRQSMDGSDIMYQDFSRNAGGEFTYFSKDGKIRSWVGYGQSFKPAVHGKDQFYKWGIRYTTKKLVALYSASTQGDNYYQDMGFLQRVDNYDAVRDTTIRIGYTGQTISADFNLFPKKTGKLLYSTISLMNQLYLNNDLSFNESATSIAYRMTYNGRSELSFEWSNTVLDLLFPYSFTEDVPLPAKMYQFNSLEVSFRSDGRKKLNYEIGGSYGEFYNGTRSAISLSLKYRQQPWGNFGVNFNYNDLQFPDPYGDAQIVLIGPRIEVGFSRNLFWTTFLQWNTQGDNFNINSRFQWRFKPMSDVFLVYTDNYGIELFAPKSRALVLKVNYWLTL, from the coding sequence ATGAACCAGCATCAAGCTTCTCTTATTTTAAGCCTCCTATTCCTTTGGTGGGTAAGCCTTCCTGCATTTGGCTCCTCCGGTGGAGCGGAAGACTTTCAAATCCATATTGCTAAATCTTCTGAACAAATTAAGATAGATGGCGTTCTGGACGAGGCTATCTGGAAACAGTCGGAAATGGTGTCTGATTTTTGGATGAGCTTTCCGGTAGATGACAAGAAGGCGGAGCGAAAAACGGAAGTGAGCATGACCTATGACGACAACTTCCTGTACGTAGGTGTAAAATGTTACGGTGATCCCAATTATATAATCCAAACCCTGAAGCGCGACCTTGATTTTTGGCAAGGAGATGGCTTTGCCATCGTTTTGGACCCAGTCAACCAACGAACGAATGGTTTTGTCTTTGGTATCAATCCTGCAGGGGTGCAAATGGAAACCTTAATTACCGGCTATACAGGCAATCGGGGTGGCCCACCTAGGGGTATGAATGAAAATTGGGACAACAAATGGTATGGTGAAGTGCAGTCTTATAAGGATAGCTGGACAGCTGAAATGGCCATTCCATTTAAGACCTTGCGGTACGAAGAAAATAAAGATACCTGGGGTGTCAATTTTATCCGAAGTGACATGAAGGACAATAGCTATCATACCTGGTCGAAGGTTCCTTTGCAGTTTCGGTCCATCGATTTAGGTTATACGGGTAGCTTATTATGGGATACTCCGCCCTTGAAACAAGCTGGTAATATCGCTGTTATTCCCTATGTAAATAGTTCGCATAATCAAAATTTCGAAGAAAAAGAGACTGGCAAATTTAAAACAAGTGTTGGTTTTGATGCCAAGGTGGCGGTGACCTCCTCCCTGAACCTGGACTTAACCGTGAATCCCGATTTTTCGCAAGTAGAAATAGATGAGCAAGTCACCAATGTCACCCGATTTAGCATCAGATTGCCCGAAAAACGAACCTTTTTCCTAGAAAATTCAGATATTTTCGAAGATTTTGGCAGAGGCACTTCCCGCCCTTTTTTCTCCAGGAGGATCGGCTTAGATGAGGATGGAAATGCCATTCCCATATTATATGGTCTTCGCTTGAGTGGCAATTTGGATAAAAACTGGCGAATGGGTTTGATGAATATTCAGTCCAAAGCCAATGAACTCCAATCGGATCAAAATTTTACAGCTTTTGCACTACATCGCCAAATCTTTCAGCGCTCCAACTTTAAAGGCTATTTTCTAAACCGACAAAGTATGGATGGTAGCGACATTATGTACCAAGACTTTAGCCGCAATGCTGGCGGAGAATTCACCTACTTTTCAAAAGATGGAAAAATACGAAGCTGGGTTGGCTATGGGCAATCTTTTAAACCAGCGGTTCACGGAAAAGATCAGTTCTATAAATGGGGAATTCGTTATACAACCAAAAAATTGGTGGCGCTTTATAGTGCCTCTACCCAAGGCGACAATTATTACCAGGATATGGGTTTTTTACAGCGCGTGGACAATTATGATGCGGTCAGGGATACCACTATTCGCATTGGGTATACGGGACAAACCATATCGGCAGATTTTAACCTGTTTCCGAAAAAAACAGGTAAGCTCCTTTATTCTACCATCAGTCTGATGAATCAACTCTACCTCAACAATGATTTATCTTTCAACGAAAGTGCCACCAGCATTGCTTACCGAATGACCTATAATGGCCGAAGTGAGTTATCGTTCGAATGGAGCAACACCGTTCTCGATTTGCTATTCCCTTACTCTTTCACAGAGGATGTGCCCTTGCCAGCCAAGATGTATCAATTTAATAGCCTGGAAGTGAGTTTCAGGTCGGATGGCAGGAAAAAATTAAATTATGAAATCGGGGGAAGCTATGGCGAATTTTACAATGGGACCCGAAGCGCTATTTCCCTTAGTCTGAAATACCGGCAGCAACCCTGGGGCAACTTTGGGGTGAATTTTAATTACAATGACCTGCAATTTCCTGATCCTTACGGCGATGCGCAAATTGTTTTAATTGGTCCCCGGATTGAAGTCGGATTTTCAAGAAACTTATTCTGGACCACCTTTTTGCAATGGAATACCCAGGGCGATAATTTTAATATAAATAGTCGTTTTCAATGGCGGTTTAAACCTATGTCTGATGTTTTCCTGGTATATACAGATAACTACGGCATTGAATTATTTGCTCCAAAAAGCAGGGCCTTGGTTTTGAAGGTGAATTATTGGTTGACGCTTTAA
- a CDS encoding response regulator transcription factor, producing MMQKQARLLVVEDDLNLGFLLMEYLESEGYAVKWCREALSGLAQFKRQAFDLCILDVMMPGMDGFSLAKHMQTADKHTPFLFLTARLLKEDRIKGYRLGAEDYISKPFDEEELMCKIKVILRRLGAHQVIEQPHQFQIGQFFFDAKRQELSFQGETQRITEKETEILQLLCLHKNQILRREEAVKLIYGKHDYFLGRSFDVFICRIRKLLLPDPNISIENVFKVGFILNVEE from the coding sequence ATGATGCAAAAACAAGCTAGGTTATTGGTGGTAGAGGACGATCTAAATCTCGGCTTTTTACTCATGGAATACTTGGAATCCGAAGGATATGCGGTGAAATGGTGTCGAGAGGCACTTTCGGGTTTAGCGCAGTTTAAACGGCAGGCATTTGACCTCTGCATTTTAGATGTTATGATGCCAGGCATGGATGGCTTTAGCCTTGCCAAACATATGCAAACGGCTGACAAACATACGCCCTTTCTATTTTTGACTGCACGGCTATTGAAGGAGGATAGAATCAAAGGTTACCGCTTAGGTGCGGAGGATTACATCAGCAAACCCTTTGATGAAGAGGAGTTAATGTGTAAAATTAAGGTCATTCTACGTCGACTGGGCGCCCATCAAGTTATAGAACAGCCTCACCAGTTTCAAATAGGCCAATTCTTTTTTGACGCCAAACGGCAAGAGCTTAGTTTCCAAGGGGAAACTCAAAGAATCACCGAAAAAGAGACGGAAATTCTCCAATTGCTTTGCTTGCACAAAAATCAGATTTTGCGAAGGGAAGAGGCCGTGAAACTCATCTATGGCAAACATGATTATTTTTTGGGGCGTAGCTTTGATGTCTTCATTTGCAGGATCAGAAAATTACTACTGCCTGACCCCAATATTAGTATTGAAAATGTTTTTAAAGTAGGCTTCATCTTGAATGTAGAAGAGTAG
- a CDS encoding HAMP domain-containing sensor histidine kinase, producing the protein MKKINATYLILAASILGIIALVLFQVQWIRHSSNLLEEQFNNRVNMALCNAVEKIAGSEGSFNLNSACSMSSPEQSCQLILESIFKTKEGDAALNEALAFYKLDMPFEISVVDMAGDTPSNYSCSLLPLLESDTHYLNIDFTNKEAFILEKLGFMAFSSLAIIIFIGLIFLLSSYYLIRQKKMSQNNKDFFNHMTHEFRTPLTNIKLASRLLAKNTFAGQGDQYVKIIQQESGQLMEQLEQVLHLARLEQGDYQLKYEVLQLEELFKAVVEKMKLRIQAVSAKVSLHIPAALPLLKGDHFHLTNAFQNLIDNALKYSTEQPIIDITASKHDTGILIHFQDNGQGISPAQQKQVFGKFKQGNASALLNHKGFGLGLAYVKKIIDLHRGTINITSTLGAGTRFDLFFPYTQTINDAKTS; encoded by the coding sequence ATGAAAAAAATAAACGCTACCTACCTCATTCTTGCGGCCTCCATTTTAGGCATCATCGCACTCGTTTTATTTCAGGTGCAATGGATTAGGCATTCCTCTAACTTATTGGAAGAACAGTTCAACAACCGCGTCAATATGGCTTTGTGTAATGCGGTAGAAAAAATAGCAGGTAGTGAAGGTTCTTTTAATCTGAATAGTGCTTGTTCGATGTCTAGCCCTGAACAAAGCTGCCAACTTATCCTCGAATCCATCTTTAAGACGAAGGAAGGAGATGCAGCCCTTAATGAAGCCCTGGCTTTTTACAAATTGGATATGCCTTTTGAAATAAGTGTGGTTGATATGGCAGGAGATACTCCTTCCAATTACAGTTGCTCTCTGTTGCCTCTACTGGAAAGCGATACCCATTATCTGAATATTGATTTCACCAACAAGGAAGCATTTATATTGGAAAAACTGGGATTCATGGCCTTCTCTTCCTTGGCTATTATTATTTTCATTGGTTTGATCTTTTTGCTCTCCTCTTATTATTTGATTCGACAAAAAAAAATGAGTCAAAACAACAAGGATTTTTTCAATCATATGACCCATGAATTCCGAACGCCATTAACCAATATCAAGTTAGCGAGTAGACTATTGGCCAAAAACACTTTTGCCGGACAAGGTGATCAATATGTTAAAATTATTCAGCAGGAAAGCGGGCAATTGATGGAACAGCTGGAACAAGTACTTCACCTGGCCAGGTTGGAACAAGGAGATTACCAGCTAAAATACGAGGTTCTCCAACTAGAAGAGCTTTTCAAAGCAGTGGTAGAAAAAATGAAACTTCGCATTCAAGCGGTATCGGCAAAAGTATCGCTCCATATTCCCGCTGCTTTGCCTTTGCTTAAAGGAGACCATTTCCACCTCACTAATGCCTTTCAAAACCTCATTGATAATGCTTTAAAATATAGCACCGAACAACCCATTATCGATATCACGGCTAGTAAACATGACACAGGTATTTTAATTCATTTCCAGGACAATGGACAGGGTATTAGTCCAGCGCAACAAAAGCAGGTTTTCGGGAAATTCAAACAGGGTAATGCTTCTGCCCTGCTTAATCATAAAGGTTTTGGCCTGGGATTAGCTTATGTCAAAAAAATCATCGACCTGCATCGCGGCACGATCAATATCACAAGCACTTTGGGAGCAGGCACCAGATTTGATTTATTTTTTCCTTATACTCAAACAATAAATGATGCAAAAACAAGCTAG
- a CDS encoding phosphoribosylaminoimidazolesuccinocarboxamide synthase, whose product MATAQNAILETKFQLPGQTNFYRGKVRDVYTIGEKLVMVASDRISAFDYILPRPIPYKGQVLNQVATYFLQATRDIVPNWLLAVPDPNVAIGLACEPFKVEMVIRGYLVGHAWREYQSGKRMLCGMPMPDGMKENDPFPTPIITPATKAEEGHDEDISREEIIAKNIVSEEDYLQLERYTHALFQRGTEMAAAQGLILVDTKYEFGKRNGEIYLIDEIHTPDSSRYFYLDGYAERQQSGERQKQLSKEFVREWLMAHGFQGHEDQMMPIMPDPLVEQVTERYIELFERLTGKSFQKADTENIEERIFNNIVQAL is encoded by the coding sequence ATGGCAACAGCGCAAAACGCAATCCTGGAAACTAAATTTCAACTACCAGGGCAGACCAATTTTTACAGAGGAAAGGTGCGCGATGTATACACAATTGGTGAAAAACTGGTAATGGTTGCTTCTGACCGTATTTCCGCTTTTGACTATATCCTTCCACGTCCCATTCCCTATAAAGGACAAGTGCTGAACCAGGTAGCGACCTATTTCCTTCAAGCCACTAGAGATATTGTTCCCAATTGGTTGTTAGCCGTACCTGATCCCAATGTTGCCATCGGCCTGGCTTGCGAGCCTTTCAAAGTAGAAATGGTGATCAGAGGTTACCTGGTAGGTCATGCTTGGCGAGAGTATCAATCTGGAAAACGGATGCTCTGCGGGATGCCTATGCCAGACGGAATGAAAGAAAATGATCCCTTTCCGACGCCTATTATTACTCCTGCCACCAAGGCAGAGGAAGGGCATGATGAAGATATTTCCCGAGAAGAAATCATTGCAAAAAACATCGTCAGCGAAGAAGATTATCTCCAATTAGAGCGTTACACCCACGCTTTATTCCAACGCGGAACGGAAATGGCAGCGGCCCAGGGACTGATACTGGTCGATACCAAATACGAGTTTGGCAAACGCAATGGCGAAATTTACCTGATTGACGAAATCCATACGCCCGACAGCTCCCGCTATTTCTACCTTGATGGTTACGCCGAACGTCAGCAAAGCGGAGAACGCCAGAAACAACTGTCCAAAGAGTTTGTCCGAGAATGGCTCATGGCCCATGGCTTCCAAGGCCACGAAGACCAAATGATGCCCATCATGCCCGACCCCCTTGTCGAACAAGTCACCGAACGATATATCGAACTTTTCGAACGACTTACAGGCAAATCGTTCCAAAAGGCCGATACCGAAAATATAGAAGAACGTATTTTTAATAATATCGTGCAGGCTTTATAA
- a CDS encoding NAD(P)-dependent oxidoreductase — MKIGIIRERKMPPDTRTPLAPQQCQQIIQHFGIDILVEPSPIRCFTDQDYEKLGISLGSNMESCDVLMGVKEVPVEALIPGKTYFFFSHTIKEQPYNRKLLQAVLEKKVTLIDYEVITDEWGRRLIAFGRFAGMVGAHNGVMAYGRRTGLFDLPRMKDFYNYEEARQFYSKQLNLPPIRIVLTGTGRVGQGASQVLKDMGIRQVSPNDFLVKTYKEPVFALLMSDDYATRKDGSAFDKDDFHLSPDLFKSTFLPFTKVCDLMINGVYWDNKAPSFFTLDDMRAADFSIQVIADITCDIAPISSIPSTIKASTIANPVFGFDPQTEQETAPFQAHAVDMMTIDNLPSELPRDASEAFGQMFIERVLHELMNPASEVIKRATIAKGGHLEGHFGYLEKYVKG, encoded by the coding sequence ATGAAGATCGGAATCATCCGTGAACGCAAAATGCCGCCTGATACGCGCACGCCACTTGCACCGCAACAATGTCAGCAAATCATCCAACATTTCGGTATTGATATTTTAGTGGAACCCTCCCCTATTCGCTGTTTTACAGATCAAGATTATGAAAAGCTGGGCATTTCGCTGGGTAGCAACATGGAAAGTTGCGATGTTTTGATGGGTGTAAAAGAAGTACCTGTTGAAGCACTGATCCCAGGCAAAACCTATTTCTTTTTTTCTCATACCATAAAAGAACAGCCCTATAATCGGAAGCTGCTACAGGCTGTACTGGAGAAAAAGGTTACTTTAATTGATTATGAAGTCATCACGGACGAATGGGGCCGACGACTGATTGCCTTTGGGCGCTTTGCAGGAATGGTCGGGGCACACAATGGCGTGATGGCGTATGGTCGACGTACGGGTTTATTTGACTTGCCCAGGATGAAGGATTTCTATAATTACGAGGAGGCCCGTCAATTTTATAGTAAACAGCTAAACCTTCCTCCCATTAGAATTGTACTGACCGGGACAGGCCGGGTGGGTCAAGGTGCCTCACAGGTACTCAAGGATATGGGCATTCGCCAGGTCAGTCCCAACGACTTTTTAGTAAAAACTTATAAGGAACCTGTTTTTGCCTTATTGATGTCGGATGATTATGCCACTCGCAAGGATGGCTCAGCCTTCGACAAAGATGATTTCCATCTATCACCAGACCTGTTTAAAAGTACATTCCTTCCTTTTACCAAGGTTTGTGATTTGATGATAAACGGTGTCTATTGGGATAATAAGGCACCTTCTTTTTTTACCTTGGACGATATGAGGGCGGCCGATTTCAGCATACAAGTCATTGCTGACATCACCTGCGACATTGCACCTATTTCCTCCATCCCATCTACCATAAAGGCGAGTACCATTGCCAATCCGGTTTTTGGTTTTGACCCCCAAACGGAACAAGAAACTGCTCCATTCCAAGCCCATGCAGTGGATATGATGACCATAGACAACCTCCCCAGCGAGCTACCCCGCGATGCTTCTGAGGCATTTGGCCAAATGTTTATTGAACGGGTATTGCATGAATTGATGAATCCTGCAAGTGAGGTCATCAAGCGGGCCACCATTGCGAAGGGTGGGCATTTGGAGGGTCATTTCGGATATTTGGAGAAATATGTGAAGGGATAG
- a CDS encoding efflux RND transporter periplasmic adaptor subunit, which translates to MKNLNLPTLGWVLAACLLFSALSSCKDQKEAVAPSPTNPSSSGPQVTGVEAFIVQPNSLQEIINATGNLIAYEAVEIRPERSGKLVKLDFTEASFVQKGTLLGQIDTEELQAQQYMLNVELDLANKEVERGKELVAVQGISTEELDRLENRVEAIKAQQKVIDVQLEKSEIRAPFSGVVGLRTMSQGAYITPNSVIVELKQINPIKLEFDVPERYLTKVRPGLELSFTIVGTNEIFSAEVYAIGTEISPETRTFKVRATALNGRNILKPGQFAKVTLITGVNDKAMLIPTDAIIPVLDGKQVYVAHNGRAIATFVQTDERQATEVQVIEGLQIGDTILVTGLMALSDGAPIRITNIIESSKQTRQ; encoded by the coding sequence ATGAAGAATTTGAACCTCCCAACCTTGGGGTGGGTTTTAGCCGCCTGTTTGTTATTTTCTGCACTTTCCTCGTGCAAGGATCAGAAGGAAGCTGTGGCGCCGTCGCCCACTAACCCCTCTTCTTCTGGCCCCCAAGTTACTGGGGTCGAAGCCTTTATCGTACAACCTAATTCACTACAAGAAATCATCAATGCGACAGGTAACCTCATTGCCTACGAGGCAGTGGAGATTCGTCCGGAACGATCTGGTAAACTAGTGAAGTTGGATTTTACAGAGGCTTCCTTTGTGCAAAAAGGGACTTTACTAGGGCAGATTGATACGGAGGAACTTCAGGCACAACAGTACATGCTGAATGTCGAGTTGGATTTAGCGAATAAGGAGGTAGAACGCGGTAAAGAACTGGTGGCCGTTCAGGGTATCAGTACCGAAGAACTCGATCGGTTGGAAAACCGGGTGGAAGCCATCAAGGCACAACAAAAGGTCATCGATGTACAATTGGAAAAATCGGAGATCCGCGCGCCTTTTTCCGGGGTGGTGGGCCTGAGAACGATGAGTCAGGGGGCTTATATTACACCCAATAGCGTTATCGTTGAATTGAAGCAGATCAATCCGATCAAACTGGAATTCGACGTGCCGGAGCGTTACCTGACCAAAGTTCGTCCTGGATTGGAATTGAGTTTCACCATTGTTGGCACCAATGAAATATTTTCTGCAGAAGTCTATGCCATCGGAACAGAAATTTCTCCAGAGACTCGGACCTTCAAAGTTCGGGCAACCGCCTTAAATGGCCGGAATATCCTCAAGCCGGGGCAATTTGCCAAAGTAACCCTCATTACGGGGGTTAATGATAAAGCCATGCTTATTCCTACCGATGCAATCATTCCTGTATTGGATGGTAAGCAGGTCTATGTCGCCCACAATGGACGCGCCATTGCAACTTTTGTGCAAACCGATGAACGACAGGCAACTGAAGTACAAGTGATAGAAGGCTTACAGATAGGTGATACCATCTTAGTGACCGGGCTCATGGCACTTTCCGACGGAGCCCCGATTCGGATAACCAATATCATAGAATCCTCAAAACAAACAAGGCAATGA